In Silurus meridionalis isolate SWU-2019-XX chromosome 7, ASM1480568v1, whole genome shotgun sequence, the genomic stretch TGCAGTGATGCAACGAGTCACTAAATGAACAAATTTATCAACATTACAAATTCTACAAGTTAATGTTTGTAAATGAATTCAAATCTAATGCCAGTGTGAGGAAAATTGTACTAATCAGAGCAAGTCAGAAATGTGTGCATTTttgaacacaaaacaaaacaaaaacccagaTGCAAATAATTGCACGAACATAAATCTAAACATTTTCCCATCTAAGAAATTAATGTAGCATTCACATTGTTAGGGACATTATTATTGTGCTTcagtaatgaagaaaaaatgctCAATGAAATGAACCAGCTTTGTTCAACCATTAAACATTATAAACTGGTAGAACAGCAAGCATGTTCACAGGGCCAGATCCTTTTAATTAACACCTTTTCCTTCACCAGAAGAAAAGCTGCAATGTTTTAGTCCCGGGTTTTTCCACACTTACTTCAGGCAGTGGAACCCAGAACTTTagctgtaaatgtttataaaccAGAGTCGGTTGTAAATTCTATAATTGGCTGTTTGGATTGTATGTTGATCCCAAGTCATTACTGACTTGGACTTTATGACCACCTCATCAATTAACGTTGGATAACGAGGGTGTGGGGTTTTGAGCAGGGCATCAGTAACACCATTGCTGCATGGGATTCCATATGTGCAGACTTGTGATATGAGAGCTTTTAAGGTGTGTGAGACATAAAGCTCATGGCAAAACATTAATCAAGCCTTTTATGTTTATCATCTGTTCTCTCTGATCCAGGGTTAGTTCTTCAAATATCCGTCTTTCTCAGGTGTCTCTGTGCAACAGCTCTGAGATCAGGAGGGAAAGCAGAGTTGTGACACCCTTACAGAAGCAACACACCTCATTTATCATCTGGTCCTGATTCGGCACAGCATGCGCTCACTCACTGtctctttctaaaaaaataattaatagtcTAATTTTGGTTCCCTCAAGTCATTTATCCACATCTTGATCTAATCTATTAAATTGCACTAGATAATAGAGACAGAAGGAGTGTGTGGCAAAACAACCTGCCAATACTTCACCACAGCAGCACTGAAAACCACAGTGCAGGGACATTTCTTTACACACCCACTTCTCACTGATCACACAAAACCTGTGCCATAGAGATCATTTATTTGTATGCACtaggacatttttttatgtttttttcagatactatttaaaaatgtaaataaaacatctcaGATGACGGTggttacaaatattttaaccaCGCAGTTTGAGCTgaagctcaggttactgtctcTGTGgagttttaaatgtactttctGCTGTCCAAAAACATGCACTTGGGTGGCTTGGCTTGAAAACATTGCTCCTCATTTGAATGTGTGCTCAAATCCAACTCAGTGTGTATTTCAATCTTATGTACAGTGTTTCTGGAAAAGGCTCTGAATCTGaagatgagtgaatgaatggatcAAAAAGTTTATTCAACATGTATATCCAGGCTTCTTCTACTTCATTCTTTGCTTCGcctgcaaagaaagaaaaatagaattgGTATTCTAGTTAAATCTCAAACATGCTGTATGACTTGGGACTGATCAGCcagaacattaaaaccactgacaggtTGAATTAACACTAATTATCTCATAACAATCACTCCTGTGATATGAACAGgcagttctcaaagttgatgtgttggaagcatgAAATACAAGCAAGTGTCGGGATCTAAGCGACTCTGACAGATGCCAAGTTGTGCTGGCTAGACGATGGAGTCAgtgtcatttttaaaacagaagataTTGTGAGGTGTTCCAGGAATGCAGGGGTTCGTAGCATACCAAAAGTGgttcaagaaagaaaaaccccAAACACCCAAGGCTTACCAATGCACAATGGCAGTGAAGGCTAATTCATCTGGTCTGAACCCACAGAAAAGCTACAATAGCACAATTTGATGAAAAGTTCATGTTGGCTATAAAAAAGAACCCACAGTGCATCATAGCTTGGTGCACATGACCATTTAGAGCTATTCAAAGCCCAAAAGACCGACAATTGGACAATGAAGCAATGAAAGAATTTGGcctggtctgttttttttttttttaataaatggatGGCCAAGTGTATCTTTGTCACCTTTTGAACCTTGGCTCCTGGCATTCATGTGGATGTTAATTTGACACACACCACCTATCTAAATATTGTTGCAGACCAGGTACAGCCATAAATGACAACAGAATTGCCTCTAAACAGTGGAATATTTCTGCAGGATAATGGAagatattttcatattttccaGACCGTTTATGAGTTCAAAGTGTTCCATCTACAATCTCCCGGATGTGCTGGAGAAACAAGTCCAATCCATGGAGGACCTGCCTCAGAACTCAGGACTTGAGTGATCTGATGGTGTCTTGTAGCATTTGACATGAAGACAATACCATCAGAGATCTTGTGGCTTGATGGGACAGAGCTATTTTGGAAGCATATTATTAGGCAGGGGGTTGTAATATTATGGCTGATGAGCATTAGAGGAAAAAAGCCATAATAAAGCCAAGTTCTATAGTGAATACATAATACTTTgagcaatatacagtatatgagtgCATCAGTTAAACTAACAGCGTTGATGAAGCAGGTCTTCAGAGCTTCAAACTCTTTTAGGCACAAATCTTTCTGCAGCTCCTGTTTGCCTGATGTAGTGGAAACCACACATTTGCCATAAACAGCTGCCTGCAACACAAACCAGTTTAAATAAGTACAGAGAGATTCACCAGCATACAGTTTTCGTTATTCCTAaggtttaattattataattttgtagTTAGTTGCTGAACTGCGACTTATAGTTTTTTCACCTCTGCTGAGCACCGGGCAAAGAGCTCAGGGAATCTCCTCATCCGCTCCCGGCTACTGCTCCAAACGTTTCTCCCTGTCATGACTGGGAACACGAAAAGATCCCGCCTCCTacactgtgattggctgatacTTCATTCTCAAACCCATATAACAAATCGGATCAAGAAGATTGAAAACGAAGTCACAGATTCCGCCAAATAACAGTAAACTAACAATTAACCTGCTATGTATAATTAATTTCGAAATatagaatgtgtacagtgtacaacATCCAATAAAATCTAGTTTTATTACAAACGTATATGGGCCTACaaaccaaatccaaaaacacacaatcctCTACAAGAGCGCCGCCATTTTTGTGCCCCCTGACCACGTGACGCTCTTCAGGACCAGCTTTATGCTTCCTTCAAGTGCTCCCCAGATATCACTACAGTATACACAAATGTGTAGTTTTAATTGAGGATCTTTTAAATGTAGTTCCTATTTATCTTGTTAATCTGTCTAAAATATatccgttttttttctttaattaaaatgtgcaaCGGATGCAGAAGTTCTAATATAAGTCAATGATTATGGTGTATTCAATGACTGTCttataaacaattaattacCTACTTAGAAAACTGACAATGCATTTCCACTGCTATGATGTaagcattaaaaacagaaaaaccgtcagaaattatttttttaacataccCCGGAGTGCATAGCTTCGGAAAGGAATTTGAAAACACCACAACGTTTATTACATTTGAAGGCAGCATAATTGTGCTACCCGTTTTCCTACATGTCCCGCCTCCTTCGCTTTGATTGGTTCACACTAGATTCTGTCAAATCCGACCTGCTTTGTGAAAGAAAATTACCAATCAATCGCAGCACAGAAAGCAGGACTTTTGTGAACATGGGTGGGGAAAAGTACCTGAATTTGGATTTGGACCTTATCACCTGCTGCTTTGAACGAACGTCTTGTTGCTCATTGGTTACCTTTAATAGTGACGCATTGGcgtttgaccaatcagattcgagaaGCGTGTAGCGTAGGTGTGCGGTATGACAGTGCACGGTGCTCCGGCCTCTCCCTCTCAGCAATGGTACACAAACCGCGGAATAACCCGAGATCCGTAACAAATGGCTACTTTAATGGAACGACTGGCATTCTTGCAGAAAGTAAGTGCTTTAGGTTGGAATCCAGGTCGAAATGTGACTCTTAGATTCTTAGATTTTTCCTTGAAATGTTGTGGTTAACGTGTTTATGTATAGGTAAGGTAGCTCACGCGCTCCTCATGCAGGTTTCCCAGTACAGGCAAAGTCATTGATGTTACTAGATTTTAGAGATCTAGCTTTATGTCGCTGGACTTGTTTGCTCTCTCTGACCGCCATGTGTTTGTTCAGATGCCGACTCTTATGAAGGCGACAGCAGATGACGAAGCGCCCTGTCCTGGATACCTGTTTGAGGAAATCAGCAGTATCTTTTGACAACTGTGTTGTAAAGCCGTGTTTACAAGAACTACTTACTGCAATACAacgtcccaaagcagctttacagtggttataaaatgtgaatgtataagtttagtgtctataagTTACCTAATGAGCAAGGCAGTGGAGACAGAAGCAAGGAAATAGTCCCTGAGATGaggaataaggaagaaacctggaAAGGAACCAGATTCAGAAGGAAAACCATCTTCATCTTTGTGACACCAACTATCCattattatagttccatcaatATGGTCTGCTGTTAAGTGACggatgcttaaatgcagaactgtttgtGAAAACTGCGGTCCATTGTTGTGCAatataaattacaatattaatattattatttactgaataataattacagtccaaatccatcttcctAGTCCTTGAGTTGCTCAGTTACATAGATTTTTAGGCTGTTcttgtggaaccatcctcagctgcacacaGTGGCCTTCAATCGAAGAGACCTCCATCCAGAGGACACTGGGATTAATCAGACCAGAAAAGCTGAAAGGGACAGGATTGCTGGTCACTGGTAGCTCAGCAGCATGTTTAACTTGTCACCAAGAGAGGAGAGGTGACAGGAAGAAAGAATTAAGCATTGTTATTATAAGTATCACTATTGTTAGATAACATTTTAAGACACTACAGTATGATCAGGATGCAAGTaaggactccggcaagactagCTACGGCAGCCTAattaaaagggagaaccagaaggtaacacagacatgagagaTGTCTGGGGTAAGAGACagcccaccacaccactgtcaaaAAAAGTAGTGCAATAAAGACCTTCACTTATAAAACATCCTAGAAATTTCCCATGAGTCATTGGGCTGTTGCCAGTGTCTTCTTGAATACCTTTTGGAGCGGCTGCAGGTTGAGTCCTGTCACGTGAAACTAAAGGTGAGGTGGAAAAACGCTGATGGTAACGTCAAATAGATTGTACTGTCATTTACTGTCATGTGCATTGCAGGTAGTTTGATCATCAATGTTCAGTGAAATTGTTCATGAATTCATTCTTATAGACTTTGTACTGTATAAATGTTGAGCACAGGCAAAAGACTGCACAATTATTCATGTGCTTTAAGCAAGTAAATGTTTTGCCAAGAACAAGTATAACGAGAGAGATTGCACATACAGCACATGAACAGGCAAGTTCGGACGTATGTAATAGTGTTTTTTCACCTGTATACATATATCCAGGAGCGCCATGCGATGATCAGGGCAGTGTATTATGTGAAAATGTGCAGGAAGAACAACAGTGTGCAGCATATTCATGTGTCTAAATATCAGACAGTAATGTTTCACTGTAGCAACATATCAACATCAAATATCAAGAAATAACAGgtaaacatatttattaagTGAGCAAACATCCAGCAGCGTTTTAAAGCTTATAACGCCTTGATCGAGTTCTCAAATTTCTAAagacgctttttttttttttgccttctgtTCTCTGCTAAAGGTTTTAAAGGTCCTGCTGCATCTCTGTGGACAAAGTCCTCCGCACTTTGTTACAGAACTGAGGCGAAATGCCACGTTCATCCAGGAAGTAACGGGTAAGGGGATTCCGCATGCATCAAAAAACGTAGAAATTATAAACAAAACCTGGGATTAAAATATTCTCTTTACATTGTAAAATCAAGAACTTGTAATCTACAGGGGAAAAAACTGAATTGCTGCTAATCTCTTGTCTTTGGTGTCTCTTTCAGTGTACAGTGGTCCTCCGGATGCTATTCATGGCAATGCACTCTTTCAGAAAGTGCGAGTCTTGGCACAGGTGAGAGATTTAAAACCGTACTTCTtccagtatatattttttagatctttgtgtgtgtaactccGATCTTGCACTGATCTTGGGTTATTAGATCGTCCCTAATATTATCTCTTCTCTTTAGGAATTGGCCAGTGTGCTCTTCAGTGACATGATGTCCACAAAGTCTGGTGTCTCTCCCTGTAAAGCAGCAGCAACTCCAACTATAGGTGTGTAAATAAGCATTCTTGACGTGTCATTAATGCTGATTCACCTGTTTCAAACATAGTGGTTTGAGTCacaatgactgtgtgtgtgtgtgtgtgtgtgtgtgtgtgtgtgtgtgtgtgtgtgtgtgtgtgtgtgtgtgtgaaagaggcatCATTATTCAGGATTTGGTGTGGTATGTTGTATTGTCACTTACTAAAACCTCCAGTGTCCCCAGTTTGCCAAAGGGTCTGGGTTGCATTTCTGCCATTCTACTTGTGAACACGTGGGTTTTCTAAGGTTTCTTTAGTTTTCTACCAAGTCACAAAACATATTGTTGATTCTAAATTGCACCagatgtgaaaatgtgtgtgtatgataccCTGTGATGGACCTGGGATGCATTGTTACCTCAGGCCCAGTGTTAATGTCCTTTGTGACTCTGAGTGTGGACTGAAGATGAATTGTCCCTAACTGAATGAATGTTCAGGAATTAGTTTTACTCAATGctgaaaatcaataaattatagAAGCCCATTTAATCATTTTCCCATCATTGTTCccaccatttacatttaatactttAGCACTAATATCCTTGTTTGCCTTCTTTGTTTGTTCCTCAAAACATTGAGATGTTTTTTCAGCAACAGAAAAGTCTTAAAAGCAAAACTAACCATGGTTTTCTTTTGGTATGTGTTAAATGTTGTGTGAAATCTGTGTTAAATGTCACGTTTTTACACATTGGGCCATTATTTTTGAATAGGAATGGGATCAGAGTGTCTCAGATCAGGAATGCTGGGATTTGGAAATAGCCCAGCGAGAAAATCATCCAGTAAGACAGTTTCAATTTTGTGACCAATACCCCAGATTGCTCCTGTTTTcgtttcattttcagtttttacAGCAACTCTGCTTGTTCTTTATAAGGTACAGTGCGTATTTTGGACAAGATTCAGAAAGCTGCAGAGGTGGTGGCCAGTGCTGTTCTTCCCCCCACAGAGCATGCTGGGATTCGACTCCATGATAATAATTACCGGGCAGTGGTGGCTCCCTCTGCTGTTGTGGAGGTTGCAATGCCAGCTTGTGCATACAGTGTTCCTTCAGACAGCTGCAAAGGTATTTAAATAAACTAGGGTTATGCTTATGGAGCAGggattttcaaataaaatgtgtgaagGTCCAACTACTTAAGTTCTTGCTTACATTGGTTTTCAAGTTCTTTGGTGGATCCACTGAAGAACTTTGCTGCTCTGTTTCTGCCAGTTTCTGACCATCTTTTATGTAGAAGGtcttacaaaaatataaaactttgaTTAATGGAAAAGGCAGCTGCAGTATAATCAAAGGGCAGTTTCTTGGATAAATGTTGAAActgtaaggggtgtgtgtgtgtgtgtgtgtgtgtgtgtgtgtgtgtgtgtgtgtgtgtgtgtgtgtgtgagagagagagagagagagagagagagagagttagttCAGCTAAAGCATGACTGTCTACACAGTCACTTAAACCAGTGGCAAAAATGTACTTGATAATagcacagttttttttgtaGTGAAGGAGATTTTTGTGCATCATTGTAGTTCATTACAGTTTGTACAGGTTGGTAGATTTTATCAAGTGGTAAATAAAGTTAACTGCATTATCTGTTTCATGAGAAGTTTCTTCCTCTCAGCTCCTCACAGATGCCCGGGACAGGCAAGTGGAGGTTGGGACGAAACAGGCAGTGGCCATAGCTCGTCTCACAACTCTTCTTTCGAGAACGAGCCAGTCGTTCAGACATCAGTTAGGGGAAGCAGTAAGTCCGGAGACACGGGCAGCCACTCGTGTGCGAGCCGTGAAAGTGGAGACAGCGTATCAGAACGGTAAAGCTGGTGGATTTAATTAATGCTAGGTCATTGTACAGCATAGGAGTCATCTGAATacatgattcttcttcttcttcttctttcggctgctcccattaggggtcgccacagcggatcatccgtctccatacccccctgtcctctacatctgcctcttttacaccaactacctgcacgtcttccctcaccacatccatgaacctcctccttggccttccttttttcctcctacctggtggctccatcctcagcattctcctaccaatataactcatgtccctcctctgcacatgtccaaaccatctcaatctcacctccctcaccttgtcaccaaaacatcctacatgcgctgtccctctaataaactcttttctaatcctgtccattctagtcactcccaacgaaaacctcaacatcttcagctctgctacctccagctccatctcctgtcttttactcaatgccactgtctctaatccatacaacatcgcagttctcaccacagtcctataaactttccctttcattcttgcagacactcttttatcacaaatcactcctgctatcactcttctccacccactccaccctgcctgcactcttttcttcacttctctaacacaatctctattactttgcactgttgaccccaggtacttgaactcctccacctcttctccctgtaaccgcaccactccactgccctccctctcattcacatacatgtactctgtcttactcctactgactttcattccccttctctccagcgcatgtctccatctctctaggctcttctcaacctgctcactactctcaccacaaatcacaatatcatcctcTGAatagatgattattattatgtagaaaTTAATTTTACtccaaaaattacattttgcgGTAATATATAAAAGCTAACAGtagtttatatattatgtaagaGAGAGTCTGTTCACTGAAGTTTATTTATCagtcattatttttaataatgcataGATTAAATGATTgcttgattaaatatttttttattaagattaaaatcatttaataaaGTTCATCAGATTAGAAATGTCTCAGTTGGTGGCATGATTTAGAGATTTAGATTCATTTGCAAGCATGCAGTTGTTAAGACATAGACATGTTGGATTGATTTGTAATCATTTTAAGTTTCCACCAAAATCAACCTTGATCTTGATCTATATATACACTGGGGGAATAAAGGGACTATATGGACCATATCTTTTCTAATTCAAGTTAAAATTGAGTAATTCTCTTAACTCTTTTGCCATATCTTCAAATTCAGATTTATTAAATTGAGGTGCCTCCCAGATGTGCTAGAAAGTTTTCTTTTCTCAGTGCCGAGGCTGTACATTTGGAAGACTGTGGCCAGGAGATGGCGCTAATTAACAGACTCATTAATGGATCTAAAATCTTTCTGTCCAGAGATGAGAGCCAACTTTTCATCAAAGAGTAAGTGTTCATGTTGAAATGTTTAGCAAATTGTAGGCTTTAAAACCGACAATGTAGAATTCACTCTTTACAATTTGAAGATAAGAGCTATGTTTACACATCAGAGTAGTCATTGACTAGCAGCGAAAAGCAATTGAACCATTCATATTCAATAAGAGCTGGTGACGTCCACCAATACGAGCAACCGTGACAGTGGAAGGGGGTAGATGTGGGCGTGTCCAGCAAAGCAACAAATTAGAGAAAACTGTAACTTTCAATCTTATGCAGTGACTTCCAATGGGATTAAAGGCAGTTGAGGGCATGTGATCCAGCTATAGATTTGTTGaattagaataataattatGCCACCCCTGATAAACATGGCAACCGGTATTTTTAAAACCTGCTGCACCTTTATGGTTCAGTGGCAAGACAGTTGCTGCATGTGTGAGCTTACAATAAGGGCTGATGTTGAGGTAAAATCTCTGGTGAAATGTTCTTGTGAACGAGGCCCCAAATCTGCTCATCACCTTTAATTACCTGTAGTATTTTTGAGGTGGAAGAACTTGTGGTTTTGGTTGATtacaaacatttaattacaCATGGACTTTCTGAAAAATTAGTGGTGTTTTAGGCCTTAGTCTTGCACGTGGTCTACCTATTCATTGACTTCTATTTTCTAGTAATTTCTCAGTACAGGAAAACTTtagattggacatgatttgttttttgtaacattattaaaatgattgctCCCAgcaaatctctctctccctctttctttttccattctAGGTGTTCTACTTTAAACTGTGAAGTTGTGGTAGAGCTTCTCTGTCACAAACTACAGGACCCCTCACAGATTACCCAAATGGTATTGTGTCAGATTTAAACATATGGTTACCTTAAGCGCATAATTGACTGTAGTTGATTGTTCAGAGTGGGGAAGAAATAGACTATATCATCCTAAATATAAACATCTTTGTTATTTCTTCAGAGAGCACTGTGTGGTCTGGCATGCCTGATGTGCACAGATCTGATATCTTTAGAGCATATCTTCACTGTTACACATGTACGTCTCTCCCAGTTGAGTAAGGGGACAACAGGGCCAGTAACGAACAAGGCAACCAAGGTAAGGTAAAGAAAGAGGTATACAAGGGTGTATTGTGTTCAAATAaccagttgtgtgtgtgtgtgtgtgtgtgtgtgtgtgtgtgtgtgtgtgtacaggacaTATGTAACAATGATGCTTTTCTGTCTGTAGCTTCTTAGGCAGTTTGAAGCACTATTGGGTACTTCTCTCTCGGAAATAACCAAGCATGACGTTCCTGTGTGTCCCGAATCATCTACTTCTTCACGTTCAGATCTGTCCTTGAATCCAACTCTCATTAGTCCTCTTCTCTCAGCACAAGCGGACGCAGCTGTCAATAAACCTCTGTTCATAAGTGACTCGCAAGCTCCCTCTGCTGGACAAGAAGACCAGGAGTATGATCATTCTGATTCTGTTGAGAGGAGCTCACGAAACAAGCAGAGTGTTTTGGAAAATGAAGACAGAACCACAGACCTTTGTAAGAGCTCTGAGCCTTTTGTTAACCCTCCCAGACTCTCCCTGTTTAGTGGCATGGAGCTGATCAACAGAGGCAAGCCAGTGTGTCTGGTTGAGCCTGTTCTTGTGGAGCCAGATACCCAAAGCAGACCAGAAATTTTTGACAGCATCAACATGGATATGGAGAAGAGCTcggaaaaaaacacagagccCTCTTCATCCTTTAGTGGTGACCAAGTTTCAGCTTTCTCCTTCCTCAACCTCTGACCTGataatggctataatgttcaAATGTATTTCTGTTGTAAAATTCAATAATTTTGGTAGAATTGATGATACTCCATGACTAGAAATTGAGAAAATATTACTAGATAGAAATAACATGGGCAAAAACTGCACCAGGTGCATGAAGGTACCAATGCCATTAACAACTGATCCAGTCTTTTACTTTATGAgtaacttttatatatttacaaatacattttatttccactCAAGGGCAGATTTTAGATTATATAGTTACTCGATTTCAAAGATTAAATAATTGAGTATACTAGGATAGATAAGTTTGTCTTTTGAGTATGCTATGTTAAAAGTCAGGTGTGACTGGtcttttatgtaatatttatacaaGATCCCGATGCTGCTAGTTTCTTATAACCAAGTCTAAAGAATTGTAAGCAGGCTGTAtagtaggggtgtaacgatacaGTGTATAATAATGCAGGTAATTTATCATAAAATATCTCCTATCACCTGTGGTCTAATAAACAGGCTGACAGCACCGCCTCTGAAAAACAGTAGTTTTTAtaccgtgtttttttttttttttagttttttttttttagtacaccTCTCTAAAGAAAGCTGATTTTCACAAGCTAATCCATTCCTATACCAAGCTTTACTGACTAACTCAATCCAGGCTAAAGACATCATGGAGACCTATGGGACTCTACTTATTATAGAGAAACATGCGGGATTCTGAGACATGGAGCAGCGGTGATGACTTTGACAGTAGAACTATCTGAATGTGAAATAACTGAACGTTCATTGAGTATCACTTCAATAAACGTTTGAAGAGTGTTCATGTTTTATAAGCCATGCTTGATTTTGTTACATGCCAATGCACAGCTTTTGTTCACTTATATGGTTTAACACACTGTCCCTATTTTTTGTATCTTTACAATGTTGAAAGTTTGAATCAGTTGAAAACAGGAGgcaatgcagtttttttttttttttttgcagttttaaaAATGCTTTCTACTAAAACACCTTTGTGTTGAATTGAAATTCT encodes the following:
- the ndufaf8 gene encoding NADH dehydrogenase [ubiquinone] 1 alpha subcomplex assembly factor 8; translation: MTGRNVWSSSRERMRRFPELFARCSAEAAVYGKCVVSTTSGKQELQKDLCLKEFEALKTCFINAAKQRMK
- the tepsin gene encoding AP-4 complex accessory subunit Tepsin; its protein translation is MATLMERLAFLQKMPTLMKATADDEAPCPGYLFEEISKISHESLGCCQCLLEYLLERLQVESCHVKLKVLKVLLHLCGQSPPHFVTELRRNATFIQEVTVYSGPPDAIHGNALFQKVRVLAQELASVLFSDMMSTKSGVSPCKAAATPTIGMGSECLRSGMLGFGNSPARKSSSTVRILDKIQKAAEVVASAVLPPTEHAGIRLHDNNYRAVVAPSAVVEVAMPACAYSVPSDSCKAPHRCPGQASGGWDETGSGHSSSHNSSFENEPVVQTSVRGSSKSGDTGSHSCASRESGDSVSERAEAVHLEDCGQEMALINRLINGSKIFLSRDESQLFIKECSTLNCEVVVELLCHKLQDPSQITQMRALCGLACLMCTDLISLEHIFTVTHVRLSQLSKGTTGPVTNKATKLLRQFEALLGTSLSEITKHDVPVCPESSTSSRSDLSLNPTLISPLLSAQADAAVNKPLFISDSQAPSAGQEDQEYDHSDSVERSSRNKQSVLENEDRTTDLCKSSEPFVNPPRLSLFSGMELINRGKPVCLVEPVLVEPDTQSRPEIFDSINMDMEKSSEKNTEPSSSFSGDQVSAFSFLNL